One window of the Osmerus mordax isolate fOsmMor3 chromosome 2, fOsmMor3.pri, whole genome shotgun sequence genome contains the following:
- the rpgra gene encoding microtubule-associated protein futsch, with product MTGQTDTDIPETGAVFIFGKSKFADNAPCKFWLKDDHPQQISCGGEHTSVITGNGRLFMFGCNAWGQLGLGSKPNISKPTSVKALRSEKVKLAACGKDHTVVCTWRGGVYSTGTNQEGQLGLGHCEDISSFHLLQPFCDHKPIRMLSAGCSTSAALTEDGRLFVWGDNSVGQIGLGEENHVSEPRELELDQPVTWVSCGYHHLAIVTVNGDLYTCGEIGYGRLGLDPDQLTNHRVPQRVKGIVGRVTQVSCGGEHTVVLTEGDVYTFGRGQYGQLGLGTFQFEALIPQTLDHFRNTRVSLVTCGEHHTAIITEKGLMYTFGNGRHGKLGLGVENFTNQFQPTLCPRFLKYFVQSVACGSCHMLVLATPRTPENQEVVLVEDSDDVIEDLMENLVEVSYNHLLLTEVSFSTAPPTVPACSNPSARARRRGREGSAEQFGHMFQNLPPLTSAFLNTTLSRNILPLKINQKDPSTPPSKTHSKDPPSPTPSPSPKSPHSTASSTQFPWPDPARPSPSPRSIPKRKPISASKEPASPSSPLKNTSDHLLTPSPRTPSYKRTNEKKPTKTVSQGIYSSRAEQQGPTLKGKSITARQSPKRTVVIKALEDNSTDDSDRLLNLASETRQASGEDSGTVPEGQMEKRKRGRALRRVVKETEMDSEHAQSGGWAGLPTRKALPTELLIGSSLRSIEAEGPPPQSKLVKSPHSASNVEQTVTTTTKQAKIKVPANISNQDSNLGGSIGELWPGTPSKTQPKVSESKRMKLPVSTSNTPTHGQLKVPEPKSNIPKPSLTAKVKTGTDVKPMSTRGEPNKEKEKVRSDTKTEKRSHQKDQPPKSPVKVRGQTAEDFLSTPVKVKGKVKGGELVKVTSKDAKSKVQGKITEVKSSPVKVQSKQQEVLKAQNTLTEVKSVTDKTNPKAKSPLTLSSTPVKVKGQTQEVKSTQVKDQVKQSKKTSIPVKLKSKTAEKENPKGSSDKQKPVRTLMKGKKLGSEEEEKKNIEDKNSQSEASGTTTGEDEKQMPEKAKGKPSQKLGTPLKDNTLPLEAKQLPLKETEPKLTDSKRAPVKSKPIAVVSSQPSQFRNQPIQVVSSHPEAASTEAPATSQGTRRTDVITVGSTKPLEASLPPQASSPTSFQFTSQELGTGTKTGSPLPGTAAASNMATALESEPSGAGVFSGAASLLPAMGVAGAAMGVLGEVATSVRAFQSGSDTATSTPPRRLSRTERITKQSAITQPSSSSSDQRSASGTSQDQSGPAGGMSEGEEDQSQKREEIESSKQESGSEQRSGNEEQGEEEADQREGGGTENDSQDESDSGGGREQVESEVEESEEITDGGEAEEESESKRSEEEGGEKDSDSQTSSEEGGEEESEDSDVGEGEEEGEKSEEESERGEEEEKSDESGEEEKSESEAEESEEKSEAEEDSEAGAEEESEAEADEKSEAEESEAEEAEEKSEAEEEAEESEAEESEDESEAEAEESETEEKSEESEADKESETEAEEKSEAEESEAEEKSEESDEEEAEESEVEAKEESEAQEGEEEEKSEESQAGEEEEDIEDSGESGAEEAEDKSEAGEGEEEGEEKSEESEEGEGEEESVSVAAEEEDEEEGESDGETEGQKDEEEEEGEVNEDEEEKEESDEESDKSEGSEQEEHEQAEGESEEDNATESGLEEGEGEGEGESEAEEEGGEKEASEGEEQEGDEEDSSEKEEEEEAQEEEEEAQEEEEAQEEEEAQEEEEEEEETEQEEGAAEKEEDDNNDEEEAEAEEEEEKGAEEGESEQDQGNEEEQGEEEEEEEEEAEEEAEEEEEEEEEAEKADNKGVVEEEDEAGEEEEEGGEEEGGEEEEEETKEAKETEEDGEEVERGVEEEEGEEGEEEESKKERVGKVEQQGKEGGEESEKGEEEEEGEEEEEGEEEEGEDEDEGEGEEEEEEEEEEEVKSKDTKKSKQTVPPKPAPSGRRGEQQGEKPQPAARTKQRASGKTQANGSPDSQQFWNDVLPQYLDLK from the exons ATGACAGGACAAACGGACACTGATATTCCAG AGACAGGGGCTGTCTTCATATTTGGAAAGAGCAAGTTTGCTGATAATGCACCCTGTAAATTCTGGTTGAAGGATGACCATCCTCAGCAAATATCCTGCGGGGGAGAACACACTTCTGTCATCACTG gcaatggcAGGCTCTTCATGTTCGGTTGTAACGCCTGGGGTCAACTGGGCCTGGGGTCTAAGCCCAACATTAGTAAACCCACCAGTGTCAAAG CTTTGAGGTCTGAAAAGGTGAAATTGGCAGCGTGTGGGAAAGATCACACAGTCGTGTGCACAT GGCGAGGGGGTGTATATAGTACTGGGACCAACCAGGAAGGACAGTTGGGTCTGGGCCACTGTGAAGACATCTCATCCTTCCACCTGTTGCAGCCCTTCTGTGACCACAAACCAATCAGGATGCTCTCGGCAGGATGCAGTACCTCTGCTGCCCTGACAG aggatgggaggttgtttgtgtggggggaCAACTCAGTGGGACAGATTGGTTTGGGTGAAGAGAACCACGTCTCAGAACCCAGAGAGCTGGAACTGGACCAGCCAGTGACCTGGGTATCCTGTGGCTACCACCACTTAGCTATTGTTACag TGAATGGAGACCTCTACACGTGTGGGGAGATTGGGTACGGAAGGCTTGGCCTTGACCCTGAtcagctgaccaatcacagggtCCCTCAGCGGGTGAAGGGCATTGTGGGCCGGGTGACCCAGGTGTCCTGTGGAGGTGAACACACCGTGGTGCTCACAG agGGGGACGTGTACACATTTGGCCGGGGTCAGTATGGCCAGCTGGGTCTCGGCACCTTCCAGTTTGAGGCCCTTATTCCCCAGACGCTGGATCACTTCAGGAACACTAGAGTCAGCCTGGTGACTTGTGGAGAACACCACACTGCCATCATCACAG AGAAAGGCCTTATGTACACTTTTGGCAACGGTCGCCATGGGAAACTGGGCCTGGGGGTGGAGAACTTCACCAACCAGTTCCAACCAACGCTGTGTCCCCGCTTCCTCAAGTACTTCGTCCAATCA gtaGCCTGCGGTAGCTGTCACATGCTGGTGCTAGCCACGCCCAGAACGCCAGAAAACCAGGAAGTAGTGTTGGTGGAGGATAGTGATGATGTCATAGAGGACCTTATGGAGAACCTGGTGGAGGTGAGCTACAACCACCTGCTGCTGACGGAGGTCTCCTTCAGCACCGCCCCTCCCACGGTCCCTGCATGCTCAAACCCCTCAGCCAGGGCACGGCGCAGGGGGAGG GAGGGCTCTGCAGAGCAGTTCGGTCACATGTTCCAGAACCTTCCACCTCTGACGTCTGCCTTCCTCAATACCACTCTGTCCAGAAACATCCTCCCCCTGAAGATAAACCAGAAAGACCCTTCTACCCCGCCCTCCAAAACCCACTCGAAGGATCCCCCAAGTccaacaccctccccctcccccaaatctcctcacagcacagcatcGTCCACACAGTTCCCCTGGCCAGACCCAGccagaccctcaccctcacccaggTCCATCCCAAAGAGGAAGCCCATCTCTGCATCGAAAGAGCCCGCTAGCCCCTCATCACCTCTCAAGAACACATCGGATCATTTactgaccccctcccccagaactCCCTCTTATAAACGAACGAATGAGAAGAAACCAACCAAGACTGTTTCTCAAGGCATCTACAGctccagagcagagcagcagggtCCTACTCTGAAGG GGAAGTCCATCACTGCTAGGCAGTCCCCTAAGAGGACCGTGGTCATCAAGGCCTTGGAGGACAACAGCACTGACGACAGTGATAGATTACTCAACCTG GCATCCGAGACGAGACAGGCTTCAGGTGAGGACTCTGGCACCGTGCCTGAAGGACAGATGGAGAAG aggaagagaggaagggcctTGAGGAGAGTTGTGAAGGAGACGGAGATGGattctgagcatgctcagtccGGTGGGTGGGCAGGGCTGCCTACGAGGAAGGCCCTGCCCACGGAGCTCCTGATTGGCTCCAGTCTGCGGTCCATAGAAGCTGAAGGCCCGCCCCCTCAGAGCAAACTTGTCAAAAGCCCCCACAGTGCATCCAATGTCGAGCAGACTGTCACCACGACAACGAAGCAAGCTAAGATCAAAGTTCCAGCTAACATCAGTAATCAGGATAGCAATCTTGGAGGCAGTATAGGTGAGCTGTGGCCAGGGACGCCCTCAAAAACGCAGCCAAAGGTTTCTGAATCAAAACGCATGAAGCTGCCTGTGTCCACGTCTAACACTCCGACACATGGTCAACTAAAAGTACCTGAACCAAAATCCAATATCCCAAAACCGAGCTTAACGGCTAAGGTGAAGACAGGCACAGACGTGAAGCCTATGTCCACACGAGGCGAGCCAaacaaggagaaggagaaagtgagATCTGACACCAAAACGGAAAAGAGAAGCCATCAAAAAGATCAACCTCCAAAATCTCCAGTGAAGGTGAGAGGTCAGACTGCAGAGGATTTCTTATCCACACCTGTGAAGGTCAAAGGCAAGGTCAAAGGTGGTGAGCTGGTCAAGGTCACTTCCAAAGATGCCAAGTCCAAAGTCCAGGGTAAAATCACTGAGGTCAAATCCAGCCCGGTCAAGGTTCAAAGTAAGCAACAAGAAGTTCTCAAAGCTCAAAATACACTGACAGAAGTCAAATCCGTAACGGATAAAACTAACCCAAAAGCAAAAAGTCCATTAACACTCTCATCCACCCCTGTCAAGGTTAAAGGTCAAACTCAAGAGGTCAAATCCACTCAAGTCAAAGATCAGGTTAAGCAGTCTAAGAAAACTTCTATTCCTGTGAAATTAAAAAGCAAAACTGCAGAAAAGGAAAACCCCAAGGGCAGCAGTGACAAGCAGAAGCCTGTTAGAACTCTGATGAAAGGAAAAAAACTGGgatcggaggaggaggagaagaaaaatatagAGGACAAGAATAGCCAGTCGGAAGCTTCCGGAACAACAACAGGGGAAGATGAGAAGCAAATGCCAGAGAAAGCAAAGGGCAAACCGTCACAAAAACTCGGCACCCCCCTCAAGGACAATACTCTGCCGTTGGAAGCCAAGCAATTACCCCTTAAGGAGACCGAACCCAAGCTGACCGATTCAAAGCGAGCTCCTGTGAAAAGCAAACCCATCGCTGTGGTCTCCAGCCAGCCCTCTCAGTTCAGGAACCAGCCCATACAGGTGGTGAGTAGTCACCCCGAAGCAGCCTCCACAGAGGCTCCCGCCACCTCACAGGGGACCAGGAGAACTGATGTCATCACCGTCGGCAGTACCAAACCCCTGGAAGCCTCCCTGCCACCACAGGCATCCTCTCCTACCAGCTTCCAATTCACCTCCCAGGAGCTAGGGACCGGAACCAAGACTGGGTCGCCACTCCCAGGAACGGCAGCAGCTTCAAACATGGCCACTGCCCTGGAGAGTGAGCCCAGCGGGGCTGGAGTTTTCAGTGGCGCAGCCTCCCTGCTTCCTGCCATGGGGGTTGCTGGGGCAGCCATGGGGGTCCTCGGTGAGGTAGCGACGAGCGTGAGGGCCTTTCAGTCAGGCAGTGACACGGCCACCTCTACTCCGCCAAGGAGATTAAGCAGGACAGAGAGGATCACTAAGCAGAGTGCCATCACacagccttcctcctcttcctcagatcAGAGGTCCGCCAGTGGCACCTCTCAGGACCAATCAGGACCCGCAGGTGGGAtgtcagaaggagaggaggaccaatcacagaaaagagaggaaaTAGAGAGTTCTAAACAGGAGAGTGGCAGCGAGCAGAGGAGTGGTAAtgaagagcagggggaggaagaggccgaccagagggagggaggaggaacagagaatgACAGCCAGGATGAGAGTGAcagtggggggggaagggagcagGTAGAGAGTGAGGTTGAGGAAAGCGAAGAGATAACTGATGGTGGAGAGGCCGAGGAAGAGAGTGAATCGAAGAGAAGtgaggaggaaggtggagaaAAGGATAGTGATAGTCAGACAAGCAgcgaggagggtggagaggaggagagtgaggacagTGAtgtgggagaaggggaggaggaaggagagaagagtgaggaggagagtgagagaggagaggaggaagagaagagcgaTGAAAGTGGCGAGGAGGAGAAAAGTGAGAGTGAGGCAGAAGAGTCAGAGGAGAAGagtgaggcagaggaggacagtgaggcaggggcagaggaggagagtgaggcagaggcagatgaGAAAAGTGAGGCAGAGGAGAGTGAGGCAGaagaagcagaggagaagagtgaggcagaggaggaggcagaggagagtgaGGCAGAAGAATCAGAGGATGAGAGTGAGGCAGAAGcagaagagagtgagacagaggagaaaagtgaggagagtgaggcagataaggagagtgagacagaggcagaagagAAAAGTGAGGCAgaagagagtgaggcagaggagaaaagcgaggagagtgatgaagaagaggcagaggagagtgaggtagaggcaaaagaggagagtgaggcacaagagggagaggaagaggagaaaagtgAAGAGAGTcaggcaggagaggaagaggaggacatagAAGACAGCGGGGAAAGTGGGGcggaagaggcagaggataaaagtgaggcaggagaaggggaagaggagggggaagagaagagtgaggaaagtgaggaaggggaaggagaggaagagagtgtttCTGTGGCAGCGGAagaagaggacgaggaagaaggagaaagcgatggagagactgaaggacaaaaagatgaggaggaggaggagggtgaagttaatgaagatgaagaggagaaggaggaaagcgACGAAGAATCAGATAAGAGCGAGGGATCGGAGCAGGAGGAACATGAACaagcagaaggagagagtgaagaggatAATGCTACAGAGTCTgggctggaggaaggagagggggagggggaaggagagagtgaggctgaggaggaaggaggggagaaagaagcCAGTGaaggtgaggagcaggagggagacgaggaggattctagtgagaaagaggaggaggaggaagcacaggaggaggaggaggaggcacaggaggaggaggaggcacaggaggaggaggaggcacaggaggaggaggaggaggaggaggaaactgaacaggaggagggtgctgctgagaaagaggaagatgaCAATAATGACGAAGAAGAAGCTGaagctgaagaggaggaggagaaaggtgcggaagagggggagagtgaacaGGATCAAGGGAATGAGGAGgagcaaggagaggaggaggaggaagaggaggaggaggcagaggaggaggcagaggaggaggaggaagaggaggaggaggcagagaaggcAGACAATAAGGGAGTggttgaggaggaagatgaagcaggagaagaggaggaggagggaggagaggaggagggaggagaggaggaggaagaggaaacaaAGGAGGCaaaggagactgaagaagatggagaggaagtggagagaggagttgaggaagaggagggtgaagaaggagaggaggaagaaagtaagaaagaaagagtgggcAAGGTAGAACaacagggaaaggaggggggcgaggaaagcgagaagggagaagaggaagaagaaggagaggaggaggaggaaggtgaagaagaggagggggaggatgaggatgagggcgagggtgaagaggaagaagaggaggaggaagaagaggaagtcaAATCCAAAGACACAAAGAAATCCAAACAGACTGTGCCTCCCAAACCTGCTCCAtctggcaggagaggggagcagcagGGGGAAAAGCCCCAGCCGGCTGCCCGGACCAAGCAGAGGGCTTCTGGGAAGACTCAGGCCAACGGCTCCCCTGACTCCCAGCAGTTCTGGAACGATGTCTTGCCTCAATACCTGGACCTGAAGTAG
- the otc gene encoding ornithine transcarbamylase, mitochondrial has protein sequence MSFKIFAVNKHIICGLKTLQNIRARKFSIGAAVLGSVNLKGRSFLTLKDFSSDEIRHLLWVSSDLKHRIKHEKQYLPLLQGKSIAMIFEKRSTRTRMSTETGFALLGGQPCFLTSQDIHLGVNESSTDTARVLSGLCDIVLARVYSHATLEELAKEASIPIINGLSDLYHPIQILADFLTLQEHYGYLKGLTVSWIGDGNNVLHSFMMTAAKLGVHLRIATPKGYEPDSYVIEEAQRLSKQHGTRLLMTSDPMEAAHGTNVLVTDTWVSMGQEEEKKRRVKDFHGYQITMQTGSVASPDWTFLHCLPRKQEEVNDQVFYCPRSLVFPEAENRKWTIMGLMVSLLTDYVPQTPAPSS, from the exons ATGTCGTTTAAAATATTTGCTGTAAATAAGCACATTATATGTGGCCTGAAAACTCTCCAAAACATCCGTGCGAGAAAGTTTAG CATCGGTGCTGCAGTCCTTGGTTCTGTCAATTTAAAGGGTCGCAGTTTCCTGACGTTGAAAGATTTCAGCTCAGATGAGATCAGACACTTGCTATGGGTGTCAAGTGACCTAAAACACAGGATCAAGCATGAAAAACAG TACCTTCCTCTTCTTCAGGGGAAGTCGATTGCTATGATATTTGAGAAGAGGAGCACCAGAACTAGAATGTCCACAGAAACAG GTTTCGCTCTGCTGGGAGGCCAGCCCTGCTTCCTCACGTCTCAGGACATCCACCTGGGAGTGAATGAGAGCAGCACAGACACGGCCAG GGTTCTGTCTGGGCTATGTGATATCGTCCTGGCTCGGGTGTACAGCCACGCTACCCTGGAGGAGCTGGCTAAAGAAGCCTCCATCCCCATCATCAACGGCCTCTCGGACCTCTACCACCCCATCCAGATCCTGGCAGACTTCCTCACCCTGCAG GAGCACTACGGTTATCTGAAAGGGCTCACGGTTAGCTGGATCGGAGATGGCAACAACGTTCTCCACTCCTTCATGATGACCGCTGCCAAGCTGGGCGTCCACCTCAGGATCGCCACACCCAAG GGTTACGAGCCAGACAGCTATGTCATTGAGGAGGCTCAGAGACTCTCCAAACAG CACGGCACCAGGCTcctgatgacctctgaccccatggAGGCGGCCCACGGCACCAACGTCCTGGTGACGGACACCTGGGTCAGCAtgggtcaggaggaggagaagaagcgcAGGGTCAAGGATTTCCATGGTTACCAGATCACCATGCAG acaggaagtgtggcGAGTCCTGACTGGACCTTCCTGCACTGCCTccccaggaagcaggaagaggtGAACGATCAGGTGTTCTACTGCCCACGCTCCCTGGTCTTTCCTGAGGcggagaacaggaagtggacaatCATG GGTCTGATGGTCTCTCTGCTGACTGATTACGTGCCACAGACGCCTGCACCCAGTTCTTAA
- the gpr161b gene encoding G-protein coupled receptor 161, which yields MNSSRNCSVQDRHGGGGGGTVVLESVFIVTITLLACLGNLLIVATLYRKPYLLTPSNKFVFSLTLSNLLLTLLVLPFVAVSSARREWVFGVVWCNFTALLYLLISSASMLTLGAIAIDRYYAVLYPMIYPMKITGNRATVVIAYVWLHSLVGCLPPLFGWSSFEFDCFKWTCVAAWHREPGYSAFWVTWCSLPPLLAMLVCYGVIFRVARLKARKVHCGTVVVSQEDSGNGQKNGRKNSATSTSSNGSRRSLVYAGSQCKAFVTILVVVGTFLVTWGPYVCVVCTEAMWGQGSVSPGVETLVAWLSFCSSVCHPLIYGLWNKTVRKELLGMCFGDRYYRESFATRHRTSRLFSISNRLTDLGMSPHLTAMLVGGGQLVAPGSSTGDTGFSFTQDSCTDVMLLDNFSTDGTSHSNHHGNLSGKRRSSVTFEDQVEPHSKADLVQVQAEVHKSLDTFASCLAQAIESDARLTLFGGETLLPPGLFAAAARAAPRGPRYLDGQRLRLESIDEGIVKDDREEGEEEEDVEELSA from the exons ATGAACTCCAGCCGTAACTGCTCAGTCCAGGACCGTCAtggcgggggcgggggcggcACGGTGGTCCTTGAGTCGGTCTTTATCGTTACCATCACTCTCCTGGCCTGCCTGGGGAACCTCCTCATCGTAGCCACCCTCTACCGCAAACcctacctcctcacccccagcaACAAGTTTGTCTTCAGCCTGACCCTGTCCAACCTGCTGCTGACTCTGCTGGTGCTGCCCTTCGTGGCGGTGAGCTCGGCACGGAGGGAGTGGGTTTTCGGAGTGGTGTGGTGCAACTTCACCGCTCTTCTCTACCTGCTCATCAGCTCTGCCAGCATGCTGACTCTAGGGGCCATCGCCATAGACAG gtACTATGCTGTGCTCTACCCCATGATTTACCCCATGAAGATCACAGGGAACAGGGCCACGGTGGTTATTGCCTACGTTTGGCTGCATTCTCTGGTGGGCTGCCTGCCCCCTCTCTTCGGCTGGTCCTCCTTCGAGTTCGACTGCTTCAAGTGGACCTGCGTGGCGGCCTGGCACCGCGAGCCAGGCTACTCGGCCTTCTGGGTCACCTGGTGCAGCCTCCCGCCCCTCCTCGCCATGCTAGTCTGCTACGGCGTCATCTTCCGCGTGGCGCGCCTCAAGGCCCGCAAGGTGCATTGTGGGACGGTGGTGGTGTCCCAGGAGGATTCGGGGAACGGCCAGAAGAACGGGCGTAAGAACTCCGCCACCTCCACCTCGTCCaatgggagcaggaggagcctgGTGTACGCAGGAAGCCAGTGTAAAGCCTTTGTGACCATCTTGGTGGTGGTGGGCACCTTCCTGGTGACCTGGGGGCCCTACGTGTGCGTGGTGTGCACGGAGGCGATGTGGGGGCAGGGGAGCGTGTCCCCTGGGGTGGAGACGCTGGTGGCCTGGCTGTCGTTCTGCAGCTCGGTGTGCCACCCCCTCATCTACGGACTGTGGAATAAGACTGTGAGGAAGGAGCTGCTGGGCATGTGCTTCGGAGACCGCTACTACAGGGAGTCGTTCGCTACGCGACACAGGACCTCCCGCCTGTTCAGCATCTCCAATAGGCTCACAG ACCTGGGCATGTCCCCCCATCTGACAGCCATGCTGGTGGGAGGCGGCCAGCTGGTGGCCCCCGGGAGCAGCACTGGGGACACCGGCTTCAGTTTCACTCAGGACTCAT gtaCAGATGTGATGCTCCTCGATAACTTCTCTACCGACGGCACCTCCCACTCCAATCACCACGGCAACTTGTCCGGGAAGAGGCGGAGCTCGGTAACCTTTGAAGACCAGGTGGAGCCGCATTCCAAAG CTGACCTGGTCCAGGTCCAGGCCGAGGTCCACAAGTCCCTGGATACCTTCGCCTCCTGCCTGGCCCAGGCCATCGAGAGCGACGCCAGGCTCACCCTCTTCGGGGGGGAGACCCTCCTGCCCCCCGGACTGTTTGCGGCGGCGGCGAGGGCAGCGCCACGGGGCCCCCGGTACCTGGACGGCCAGAGACTGAGGCTGGAGAGCATCGATGAAGGGATCGTGAAAGacgacagagaggaaggagaagaagaggaggatgtggaggagctGTCAGCCTGA